A single Gasterosteus aculeatus chromosome 2, fGasAcu3.hap1.1, whole genome shotgun sequence DNA region contains:
- the LOC120829562 gene encoding prickle-like protein 2 has translation MSLEMEKTITKLMYDFQRNSTSDDDSGCALEEYAWVPPGLSPEQVHQYYNALPEEKVPYINSPGEKYRIKQLLHQLPPHDNEVRYCNGLDEEEKRELKLFSNQRKKDNLGRGNIRPFPPTMNGAICDKCGGQINGGDMVVFAARAGHSKCWHPHCFVCSMCEELLVDLIYFYQDGKILCGRHHAERMKPRCCACDEIIFADECTEAEGRHWHMKHFCCYECEAALGGQRYIMKDGRPHCCNCFESLYAEYCDACGEHIGIDQGQMTYDGQHWHATEECFCCARCKRSLLGRPFLPKQGQIFCSRSCSAGQDPDESDSSDSAFQSARSRESRHSTKIGKKERRNAEARQAAPPPMPDRLSAEIDPLSVQMDRLSLSSSQTPSRTPNRTPSRTPSRAPSLNQVWMSRDDPYVPGAYEGPQREPSPTPAPIHMLAQCNPRQGYNPNANGHPSAQTAANPGKRPDSWGKEPGNAKRTPMAALRGHSFNENWTHHSQDEFRPNKLRTQMSFNEMSSQNQGFSDKRSISLHGFQRDGRPPLTRRNPVNAMSFNEPLAPLEQTPRGSTDSLIMSNATAGNSLDGVSKRQEHLSRFSMPDLSKDSGVNVSEKSNMGTLSSSVQFHSTESLSSSRPYNNNVYAPLRVGYPLQYWDGPQPLGFDDKGRVGVMGSSGNLRMAPMSDRMPRRRINGQEPAASQQQQQQPQPQPRRRKHHRGNHGNGQHRSSRHHKRSRRSRSDNALHLVADRPAQMLEPPYRRVQEDYDRFPAGNAARELFGLEPGGYRQQPQRPCPRTTSDLTLQNAGWPPAGLGGPCWGDGYTEAADPWCSSCSSSSESEADEGYFLGEPIPRPVQLCYINNEELRHRYSPSGIAAHHGPLHGPMHGQMHGQMHGQMHGPMHGPMHGQLHGRQRRKSKNCIIS, from the exons GTGCATCAGTATTACAACGCTTTACCGGAGGAGAAGGTCCCTTATATAAACAGCCCCGGAGAGAAGTACCGCATCAAACAACTTCTACACCAGCTGCCACCACATGACAACGAG GTGCGCTACTGCAACGGCttggacgaggaggagaaacgGGAGCTCAAGCTCTTCAGCAACCAACGGAAGAAGGACAACCTGGGCCGAGGAAACATCCGTCCGTTCCCCCCCACCATGAACGGGGCCATCTGCGACAAG TGCGGCGGTCAAATAAACGGAGGGGACATGGTGGTTTTCGCTGCGAGGGCGGGTCACAGTAAATGCTGGCACCCTCACTGCTTCGTCTGCAGCATGTGTGAGGAGCTTCTGGTGGATCTCATCTACTTCTACCAGGACGGCAAGATCCTGTGTGGCCGGCACCACGCCGAGAGGATGAAGCCCCGCTGCTGCGCCTGCGATGAG ATAATCTTTGCTGATGAATGCACCGAGGCGGAGGGCAGGCACTGGCACATGAAGCACTTCTGCTGCTACGAGTGCGAGGCCGCCCTCGGCGGCCAGCGCTACATCATGAAGGACGGACGGCCCCACTGCTGCAACTGCTTTGAGTCCCTTTATGCAGAGTACTGCGACGCGTGCGGAGAACACATAG GCATCGACCAAGGCCAGATGACGTATGACGGGCAGCACTGGCACGCCACCGAGGAGTGTTTCTGCTGCGCCCGGTGCAAGCGCTCCCTGCTGGGCCGCCCCTTCCTGCCCAAACAGGGGCAGATCTTCTGCTCGCGGTCCTGCAGCGCTGGACAG GATCCAGACGAGTCCGACTCCTCAGACTCCGCCTTCCAAAGCGCCCGTTCCCGCGAATCCCGCCACAGCACTAAGATTGGCAAAAAGGAGCGCAGGAACGCCGAGGCCCGGCAGGCGGCTCCTCCGCCCATGCCCGACCGTCTGTCGGCTGAGATCGATCCGCTCTCCGTCCAGATGGACCGCTTGAGCCTCTCGTCCAGCCAGACCCCGAGCAGGACGCCCAACCGCACGCCCAGTCGCACGCCGAGCCGCGCCCCGAGCCTTAACCAGGTGTGGATGAGCCGCGACGACCCCTACGTTCCCGGCGCCTACGAGGGCCCCCAGCGGGAACCCTCCCCCACACCTGCGCCTATCCATATGCTGGCCCAGTGTAACCCCAGGCAGGGCTACAACCCCAACGCAAACGGCCATCCGTCAGCTCAGACcgccgccaacccggggaagagGCCTGACTCGTGGGGGAAGGAACCAGGCAACGCCAAGAGGACCCCCATGGCGGCTCTGAGGGGCCACTCCTTCAATGAGAACTGGACCCACCACAGCCAGGATGAGTTCAGGCCCAACAAGCTGCGCACCCAGATGAGCTTCAACGAGATGTCGAGCCAGAACCAGGGCTTCTCCGACAAGAGGAGCATCAGCCTGCACGGCTTCCAGAGAGACGGCAGACCACCGCTGACCCGGAGGAACCCCGTCAATGCCATGAGCTTCAACGAGCCCCTCGCCCCTCTGGAACAGACGCCTCGGGGATCCACGGATTCCCTCATCATGTCCAACGCCACAG CAGGTAACTCCCTGGACGGGGTCAGTAAGCGCCAGGAGCATCTGTCCAGGTTCTCCATGCCCGACCTCAGTAAAGACTCCGGTGTGAATGTGTCCGAAAAGAGCAACATGGGCACCCTGAGCTCCTCGGTCCAGTTCCACAGCACCGAGTCGCTGTCCTCCTCTCGCCCCTATAACAACAACGTATACGCTCCGCTGAGAGTCGGGTACCCGCTGCAGTACTGGGACGGCCCGCAGCCGCTGGGCTTCGACGACAAAGGTCGCGTCGGGGTGATGGGCAGCAGTGGAAACCTGCGGATGGCCCCCATGAGCGACAGGATGCCCCGCCGGCGCATCAACGGGCAGGAACCCGCGGCCtcgcagcaacagcagcagcagccgcagccgcagccgagGCGCCGCAAACACCACCGCGGGAACCACGGCAACGGGCAGCACCGCAGCAGCCGCCACCACAAGCGCTCTCGGCGCTCCCGCTCCGACAACGCCTTGCACCTGGTGGCGGACCGGCCCGCCCAGATGCTGGAGCCGCCGTACCGCCGCGTCCAGGAGGATTACGACCGCTTCCCCGCCGGGAACGCCGCCCGCGAGCTGTTCGGCCTCGAGCCGGGCGGCTACAGGCAGCAGCCGCAGCGGCCATGCCCCCGCACCACTTCTGATCTCACCCTGCAGAACGCTGGCTGGCCACCCGCGGGGCTCGGCGGGCCGTGCTGGGGCGACGGGTACACGGAGGCCGCCGACCCCTGgtgctccagctgctcctcttcctccgagtCAGAGGCAGACGAGGGTTACTTCCTGGGCGAACCCATCCCGCGACCCGTGCAGCTGTGCTACATCAACAACGAGGAGCTGCGCCACCGCTACAGCCCCTCCGGGATAGCTGCCCACCACGGACCTCTGCACGGGCCCATGCACGGACAGATGCACGGACAGATGCACGGACAGATGCACGGGCCGATGCACGGGCCGATGCACGGCCAGCTGCACGGCCGCCAaaggaggaagagcaaaaaCTGCATCATTTCTTAG
- the LOC120829394 gene encoding uncharacterized protein LOC120829394 isoform X1, giving the protein MDHARPQDTQQNKGSMLRHREHAADERPADGSPRPADSKRLIRRVRSPSRPRARLDNSYKAKFGGRFHGPQSPREDHSFYKPGSSNQRYHPFDPRADFHRRDHFQHKPPHAAPSERERYEKRESADGSSPSKQNNAAGPFVPRCSSSRDKDAPLSSDRNQSRERDHTGTRSKERERSRDGELPPATRDRAIQQKRKEIDEVYYQECEMFGLVAKMLIAKDPTLERPIQSALQENLRDIGKRCVEGMEKFIADYDAAEASR; this is encoded by the exons ATGGATCACGCGCGACCGCAGGACACGCAGCAGAACAAG GGCTCCATGCTGCGGCACCGGGAACACGCCGCCGACGAGAGGCCCGCCGACGGCTCGCCGCGTCCCGCA GACTCGAAGAGGCTGATCAGGAGAGTGCGAAGTCCATCCAGGCCGAGGGCACGGCTGGACAATTCCTACAAGGCGAAGTTCGGAGGGCGTTTCCACGGACCTCA ATCCCCGAGGGAAGACCACTCGTTCTACAAACCCGGCTCCTCCAACCAGAGGTACCACCCCTTCGACCCCCGGGCCGACTTCCACCGGAGGGACCACTTCCAGCACAAACCCCCCCACGCGGCGCCGAGCGAGAGGGAGCGCTacgaaaagagagagagcgccGATGGGAGTTCACCGTCCAAACAGAACAACG CTGCCGGGCCGTTCGTACCCAGAtgcagctccagcagagacAAGGACGCGCCGCTCAGC AGCGACAGGAACCAAAGCCGAGAGCGAGATCACACGGGGACCCGAAgcaaagagagggagcgaaGCCGAGACGGGGAGCTTCCCCCGGCAACGCGAGACCGAGCCATCCaacagaagaggaaagagaTAGACGAG GTGTACTACCAGGAGTGTGAAATGTTCGGCCTGGTGGCGAAGATGCTGATCGCCAAGGACCCCACCCTGGAGCGCCCCATCCAGTCGGCGCTGCAGGAGAACCTGCGGGACATCGGCAAGCGCTGCGTGGAGGGCATGGAGAAGTTCATAGCGGACTACGACGCCGCGGAGGCGTCCCGCTAG
- the LOC120829394 gene encoding uncharacterized protein LOC120829394 isoform X2, with the protein MDHARPQDTQQNKDSKRLIRRVRSPSRPRARLDNSYKAKFGGRFHGPQSPREDHSFYKPGSSNQRYHPFDPRADFHRRDHFQHKPPHAAPSERERYEKRESADGSSPSKQNNAAGPFVPRCSSSRDKDAPLSSDRNQSRERDHTGTRSKERERSRDGELPPATRDRAIQQKRKEIDEVYYQECEMFGLVAKMLIAKDPTLERPIQSALQENLRDIGKRCVEGMEKFIADYDAAEASR; encoded by the exons ATGGATCACGCGCGACCGCAGGACACGCAGCAGAACAAG GACTCGAAGAGGCTGATCAGGAGAGTGCGAAGTCCATCCAGGCCGAGGGCACGGCTGGACAATTCCTACAAGGCGAAGTTCGGAGGGCGTTTCCACGGACCTCA ATCCCCGAGGGAAGACCACTCGTTCTACAAACCCGGCTCCTCCAACCAGAGGTACCACCCCTTCGACCCCCGGGCCGACTTCCACCGGAGGGACCACTTCCAGCACAAACCCCCCCACGCGGCGCCGAGCGAGAGGGAGCGCTacgaaaagagagagagcgccGATGGGAGTTCACCGTCCAAACAGAACAACG CTGCCGGGCCGTTCGTACCCAGAtgcagctccagcagagacAAGGACGCGCCGCTCAGC AGCGACAGGAACCAAAGCCGAGAGCGAGATCACACGGGGACCCGAAgcaaagagagggagcgaaGCCGAGACGGGGAGCTTCCCCCGGCAACGCGAGACCGAGCCATCCaacagaagaggaaagagaTAGACGAG GTGTACTACCAGGAGTGTGAAATGTTCGGCCTGGTGGCGAAGATGCTGATCGCCAAGGACCCCACCCTGGAGCGCCCCATCCAGTCGGCGCTGCAGGAGAACCTGCGGGACATCGGCAAGCGCTGCGTGGAGGGCATGGAGAAGTTCATAGCGGACTACGACGCCGCGGAGGCGTCCCGCTAG